A genomic window from Cryomorphaceae bacterium includes:
- a CDS encoding DUF2007 domain-containing protein, with amino-acid sequence MEKDWVPLYRSSYPTELEIIRSMLESHEIAAVVLNQRDSSYLSFGEVTLLVRNVDYVRARGLLDKHMSDES; translated from the coding sequence ATGGAGAAAGACTGGGTGCCTTTGTACCGCTCGTCGTATCCCACAGAGCTCGAGATAATCCGCAGCATGCTGGAAAGCCACGAAATTGCAGCCGTGGTGCTCAACCAGCGCGATTCTTCTTACCTTTCGTTTGGTGAAGTCACCCTGCTTGTGCGAAATGTTGACTATGTTCGCGCCCGTGGCTTACTCGACAAACATATGTCTGACGAATCCTGA